A region of Haliotis asinina isolate JCU_RB_2024 chromosome 7, JCU_Hal_asi_v2, whole genome shotgun sequence DNA encodes the following proteins:
- the LOC137292016 gene encoding macrophage mannose receptor 1-like: protein MLVVKSLLDCARLCAIIVNCTSFNCRTQRCALSDIFKHDRALEKNLSCFTKSTEGKYYVWLSGAKIDKHWVWSESIQQFTYTNWGTDQPDNIGRYHKDADCLALRTQTFQWEDLAYDCGNDGGKAFNGWCYRFVHPTEKWEKAKAYCEERHMQLLEVKSEKVQHFIAYFLQYLNRQCRFGGSYFLGNCYVFFHDLGTAAAAKTACHSRQMTLYEDTTMEKSAFIAQFLKPRSNGLVWMAGSDKEIEGRWVWSESRLPVSYTRWGVGQPDNGKRTSRAENCLAWDTGTSTWNDHDCQKEAGYLCEYRWNGSTFAESAPGGNVSLTGENVTVVDATTAILQWPGPDGMRLYWFFGTRDGEYGPDHKVKKVCEENNMKLVEIMSAEDQQFLEYYIKYIRPAGYECVWMGLSDAVLEGHWVWQASNEIPVYKNWAQGQPDCLDTFLTYGEDCAAMDHHDNKWHDKGCTSTVCDYVCEFKMDTYVNAETACHTHDMRVYEDTSKDATDFLELFLSTRTNNSVWLAGSDRDIEKNWRWLESKQPFTYENWADGEPDDDGGYVWSQDCLVSNGKWSDTTSTKSLEASAIFKGKQDELLKNVKAQTKDDTGIKITAFMHSATCGYRSPIGGEERHKRKAVGRKPQPMMDNLVLFRLDETDDDDTDCNMEAFMTSHLKIEKPINFERVHRIGNSSPRGDTLDQLWHIPSEQGQIYHQSKDRYTIRKAAFTNRKSVKQEICLYWRPPQRMNIVENVICLWIGLSEIQEEGVWRWKSSGKTVDYTHWNEGQPSGKPHFYSSDPDCVYIKLDSNNTWHDGVCSNECPFICEQRMNLHD from the exons ATGCTCGTGGTCAAGTCTCTTCTGGACTGTGCCCGGCTGTGTGCAATAATTGTCAACTGTACCTCCTTTAACTGCCGGACACAGAGATGTGCTCTGTCGGATATATTTAAACACGACCGTGCGTTGGAAAAGAATTTGAGTTGCTTCACTAAGTCCACTGAAG GCAAGTATTACGTATGGTTGTCTGGTGCCAAGATAGATAAGCACTGGGTGTGGTCAGAATCCATCCAACAGTTCACGTACACAAACTGGGGGACTGATCAGCCGGACAACATAGGACGGTATCACAAAGACGCCGACTGCTTGGCTCTACGAACTCAAACCTTCCAGTGGGAAGATCTGGCTT ATGACTGCGGCAACGACGGAGGAAAAGCGTTCAATGGATGGTGCTATCGTTTTGTCCACCCAACAGAAAAGTGGGAGAAGGCCAAA GCCTACTGTGAAGAAAGACACATGCAACTGCTGGAAGTGAAATCTGAAAAAGTTCAACATTTCATTGCCTATTTCTTGCAGTATCTGAACC GACAATGTCGGTTTGGAGGATCCTACTTCCTTGGTAACTGTTATGTGTTCTTCCACGACCTCGgcacagcagcggctgcaaag ACCGCCTGCCACTCTCGGCAGATGACACTGTATGAAGATACAACCATGGAGAAGTCTGCGTTTATTGCCCAGTTTCTTAAACCAAGGA GCAATGGTTTAGTTTGGATGGCCGGAAGTGACAAGGAAATAGAAGGAAGATGGGTGTGGTCGGAGTCCCGGCTCCCAGTTAGTTACACAAGATGGGGGGTAGGGCAGCCTGATAACGGTAAACGTACCTCAAGGGCAGAGAACTGTCTGGCATGGGACACTGGAACCTCCACATGGAACGACCATGACTGCCAGAAAGAAGCGGGATACCTGTGTGAATACAG ATGGAACGGTTCTACGTTTGCGGAATCAGCCCCCGGTGGAAACGTCAGTTTAACAGGTGAGAACGTGACTGTTGTTGACGCCACAACCGCAATACTTCAGTGGCCTGGACCCGATGGTATGAGACTTTACTGGTTCTTTGGAACCAGAGATGGTGAATATGGCCCTGATCATAAGGTCAAG AAAGTCTGCGAGGAAAACAACATGAAGCTGGTGGAAATTATGTCTGCTGAGGATCAACAATTCCTAGAATACTACATCAAATATATTCGTC CGGCAGGatatgaatgtgtttggatggGGCTGTCCGATGCTGTGCTGGAAGGCCACTGGGTATGGCAAGCCAGTAATGAGATACCTGTATATAAGAACTGGGCGCAGGGGCAACCCGACTGTCTTGACACCTTCCTGACTTACGGCGAGGACTGTGCTGCCATggatcaccatgacaacaaatgGCATGACAAAGGATGCACATCTACGGTGTGTGACTACGTGTGCGAATTTAA AATGGACACCTACGTCAATGCCGAG ACAGCGTGCCACACGCACGACATGCGAGTCTATGAAGATACATCAAAGGACGCGACTGACTTCCTGGAACTATTTCTGAGTACAAGAA CCAACAACAGCGTTTGGCTCGCCGGAAGTGACCGTGACATCGAGAAAAATTGGCGTTGGCTAGAATCCAAACAACCTTTCACATACGAAAACTGGGCTGATGGTGAACCAGATGATGATGGAGGCTATGTTTGGTCACAAGACTGTTTAGTGTCCAATGGGAAATGGAGCGAT ACAACATCAACAAAGAGTTTGGAGGCAAGTGCCATCTTCAAAGGGAAACAAGATGAACTTCTGAAAAACGTGAAGGCGCAAACAAAAGATGATACAGGAATAAAAATAACAGCATTCATGCACAGTGCCACATGCGGTTACAGGAGTCCAataggaggagaagaaagacaTAAAAGGAAGGCTGTTGGACGTAAACCTCAACCTATGATGGATAATCTCGTCTTATTTCGGTTGGACGAAACTGACGATGATGATACCGATTGCAATATGGAAGCGTTCATGACATCCCACCTCAAAATAGAGAAACCGATAAACTTTGAAAGGGTGCATCGGATAGGAAACAGTTCCCCGAGAGGAGACACCCTAGACCAACTATGGCATATACCATCAGAGCAAGGACAGATATACCATCAGAGCAAGGACAGATATACCATCAGAAAAGCAGCGTTCACCAACCG AAAGTCTGTGAAGCAAGAAATATGTCTCTACTGGAGGCCGCCTCAGAGGATGAACATCG tCGAAAATGTCATCTGCTTGTGGATCGGCCTCTCTGAAATTCAGGAAGAAGGTGTCTGGAGGTGGAAAAGCAGTGGGAAGACAGTCGATTACACTCACTGGAACGAAGGCCAACCTTCAGGGAAGCCACACTTCTACAGTTCCGACCCTGACTGTGTCTATATCAAGTTGGATTCAAATAACACATGGCACGATGGTGTCTGCTCAAATGAATGCCCCTTCATCTGTGAACAAAG GATGAACCTGCACGACTGA